The proteins below come from a single Diceros bicornis minor isolate mBicDic1 chromosome 3, mDicBic1.mat.cur, whole genome shotgun sequence genomic window:
- the DLD gene encoding dihydrolipoyl dehydrogenase, mitochondrial: protein MQSWSRVYCSLAKRGHFNRISHGLQGVSAVPLRTYADQPIDADVTVIGSGPGGYVAAIKAAQLGFKTVCVEKNETLGGTCLNVGCIPSKALLNNSHYYHLAQGKDFASRGIEMSEVRLNLEKMMEQKSTAVKALTGGIAHLFKQNKVVHVNGYGKITGKNQVTTTKADGSTQVIDTKNILIATGSEVTPFPGITIDEDTIVSSTGALSLKKVPEKMVVIGAGVIGVELGSVWQRLGADVTAVEFLGHVGGVGIDMEISKNFQRILQKQGFKFKLNTKVTGATKKSDGKIDVSIEAASGGKAEVITCDLLLVCIGRRPFTQNLGLEELGIELDPRGRIPINTRFQTKIPNIYAIGDVVAGPMLAHKAEDEGIICVEGMAGGAVHIDYNCVPSVIYTHPEVAWVGKSEEQLKEEGIEYKVGKFPFAANSRAKTNADTDGMVKILGQKSTDRVLGAHILGPGAGEMVNEAALALEYGASCEDIARVCHAHPTLSEAFREANLAASFGKSINF from the exons TTGATGCTGATGTAACAGTGATAGGTTCTGGTCCTGGAGGCTATGTTGCTGCTATTAAAGCTGCCCAGTTGGGCTTCAAG ACAGTCTGCGTCGAGAAAAATGAAACACTTGGTGGAACATGCTTGAATGTTGGTTGTATTCCATCTAAG gCTTTATTAAATAACTCTCATTATTACCATTTGGCCCAGGGAAAAGATTTTGCATCTAGGGGAATTGAAA TGTCTGAAGTTCGCTTGAATTTAGAGAAGATGATGGAGCAGAAGAGTACTGCAGTAAAAGCTTTGACTGGTGGAATTGCTCACTTATTCAAACAGAATAAG gTTGTTCATGTAAATGGATATGGAAAGATAACTGGCAAAAATCAGGTCACCACTACAAAAGCTGATGGCAGCACTCAAGTTATCGATACAAAGAACATTCTTATAGCTACAGGTTCAGAAGTTACTCCTTTTCCTGGAATCACG attgatGAAGATACAATAGTGTCATCTACAGGtgctttatctttaaaaaaagttcCAGAAAAGATGGTTGTCATTGGTGCAGGAGTAATAGGTGTAGAATTG GGTTCAGTTTGGCAAAGACTTGGTGCAGATGTGACAGCAGTTGAGTTTTTGGGTCATGTTGGTGGAGTTGGAATTGATATGGAGATATCTAAAAACTTTCAACGCATCCTTCAAAAACaaggatttaaatttaaattgaataCGAAAGTTACTGGTGCTACCAAGAAGTCAGATGGAAAAATTGATGTCTC TATTGAAGCTGCTTCTGGTGGTAAAGCTGAGGTTATCACTTGTGATTTACTCTTGGTTTGCATTGGCCGACGACCCTTCACTCAGAATTTGGGACTAGAAGAGCTTGGAATTGAACTAGATCCTAGAGGTAGAATTCCAATCAATACCAGATTCCAAACTAAAATTCCTAA TATCTATGCTATTGGTGACGTGGTTGCTGGTCCAATGCTGGCTCACAAAGCAGAGGATGAAGGCATTATCTGTGTTGAAGGAATGGCTGGTGGCGCCGTGCACATTGACTACAATTGTGTACCATCCGTGATTTACACACACCCTGAAGTTGCTTGGGTTGGCAAATCAGAAGAGCAGTTGAAAGAAGAG GGTATTGAGTACAAAGTTGGGAAATTCCCATTTGCTGCTAACAGCAGAGCTAAGACAAATGCTGACACAGATGGCATGGTGAAGATTCTTGGGCAGAAATCAACGGACAGAGTATTGGGAGCACATATTCTAGGACCA ggTGCTGGTGAAATGGTCAATGAAGCTGCTCTTGCATTAGAATATGGAGCATCCTGTGAAGATATAGCTAGAGTCTGTCATGCGCATCCG ACCTTATCAGAAGCTTTTAGAGAAGCAAACCTGGCTGCATCATTTGGCAAATCAATCAACTTTTAA